In Urechidicola croceus, a single window of DNA contains:
- a CDS encoding DUF3810 domain-containing protein — MKNKKNDIFFAIFLIFQLVFVQVISKFPSIIEKYYSQGIYKYISNFFRILVGWIPFSIGDLLYIIFIIYIVHTIIKNIKSKKINLIKLISRVSIIYFCFHFFWGFNYLREPLSQTMKINDLEYTTEDLEFFTNQLIEKTNNLHHKITNNDTIKVELPYSKKEIYTMVSNGYQKLSDSYPQFEYKNKSIKHSIISLPLTYMGFSGYLNPFTGEAQVNSLNPVVSFPSTSCHEVGHQIGYAAENEANFVGFLAAVSNNDVYFKYSGYFMALRYTLNDLYRHDKDKYNIALKNINKGILKNMQESKDFWQSYQNPFEVYFKSIFNSFLKVNKQPEGIKSYSKMVGMLINYNKTENNILQFNN; from the coding sequence ATGAAAAATAAAAAAAACGACATATTTTTTGCAATATTCTTAATTTTTCAATTGGTATTTGTTCAAGTAATTTCTAAATTTCCTTCTATAATTGAAAAATACTATTCACAAGGTATTTATAAATATATTTCTAATTTCTTTAGAATATTAGTTGGTTGGATTCCTTTCTCGATTGGAGATCTATTATATATTATATTTATAATTTATATAGTTCATACCATTATTAAAAATATAAAATCAAAAAAAATCAATCTAATTAAATTGATTTCAAGAGTTTCTATAATTTATTTTTGTTTTCATTTTTTTTGGGGATTCAATTATTTAAGAGAACCGTTGAGTCAAACAATGAAAATAAATGATTTGGAATACACAACTGAGGATTTAGAATTCTTTACAAATCAATTAATAGAAAAGACAAATAATTTACACCATAAGATAACAAATAATGATACTATTAAAGTAGAACTACCCTATTCTAAAAAAGAAATTTATACTATGGTTTCTAATGGATATCAAAAATTAAGTGATTCTTATCCTCAATTTGAGTATAAAAATAAGTCTATTAAACATTCTATAATTAGTTTACCTTTAACTTATATGGGATTCTCTGGGTATTTAAATCCATTTACTGGCGAAGCTCAAGTTAATAGTTTAAATCCAGTAGTTTCCTTTCCTTCAACAAGTTGCCATGAAGTTGGGCATCAAATAGGCTATGCAGCAGAAAATGAAGCAAATTTTGTTGGTTTTTTGGCAGCAGTATCAAATAATGATGTATACTTTAAATATTCTGGATATTTTATGGCGCTAAGATATACACTAAATGATTTATATAGACATGATAAGGATAAATATAATATTGCATTAAAAAATATTAATAAAGGAATATTAAAAAACATGCAAGAATCAAAAGACTTTTGGCAATCATATCAAAACCCATTTGAAGTATATTTTAAAAGTATATTTAATAGTTTTTTAAAAGTTAATAAACAACCTGAAGGAATTAAAAGTTACAGTAAGATGGTTGGAATGTTAATCAATTATAATAAAACTGAAAATAATATTTTACAATTTAACAATTAA
- the dnaB gene encoding replicative DNA helicase produces MENLKPIRQNTVKKSTVINLEKGKLPPQAVELEATVLGAMMIDKKGVDDVIDILHPEAFYTQAHQEIYHAIYTLFQNSEPIDLRTVSNQLRKDAKLEFVGGDFYLIGLTQKVASTAHIEFHARIILQKFIQRKLISISSEIIEEAYDETVDVFDLLDVAEGKLFEVTQGNLKKGSEDSQSLVQQAINKIQEISNKEGMSGVPSGFTKLDELTSGWQPSDLIIIAARPGMGKTAFVISMAKNMAIEFNHAVAVFSLEMSSVQLITRMISSETGISSGKLRKGNLEPHEWEQLNVKVKNLSNAPIFIDDTPSLSIFDLRAKARRLVSQHGVKLIVIDYLQLMTAGSAAGGNREQEISMISRNLKALAKELSIPVIALSQLSRAVETRGGSKRPLLSDLRESGAIEQDADIVSFIFRPEYYGQTEWDDDDHSPCEGQGEFIVAKHRNGGLENIRLKFTGHLAQFSDLEEGFGTEFQSKMNTIPDSAQNIDPSDAFGGIDDGEVPF; encoded by the coding sequence ATGGAGAACCTAAAACCTATACGACAAAATACGGTCAAAAAAAGCACGGTAATCAATCTTGAAAAAGGAAAATTACCTCCTCAAGCAGTTGAACTTGAGGCAACAGTTCTTGGTGCTATGATGATTGATAAGAAAGGAGTTGATGATGTAATTGATATTTTACATCCAGAAGCATTTTATACTCAAGCTCATCAAGAGATTTATCATGCAATTTATACGTTATTTCAAAATTCAGAACCGATTGATTTAAGAACAGTTTCTAATCAATTGAGAAAAGATGCTAAGTTAGAATTTGTTGGAGGTGATTTTTATTTAATAGGTTTAACTCAAAAAGTAGCTTCAACAGCACATATTGAGTTTCATGCTCGAATTATTCTTCAAAAATTTATTCAAAGAAAATTAATTTCGATTTCTTCTGAAATTATTGAAGAAGCATATGACGAAACAGTCGATGTTTTTGATTTATTAGATGTTGCCGAAGGAAAGCTTTTTGAAGTAACTCAAGGAAACTTAAAAAAAGGATCGGAAGATTCTCAAAGTCTGGTACAACAGGCAATTAATAAAATTCAAGAAATTTCAAATAAAGAAGGAATGAGTGGTGTTCCTTCTGGGTTTACTAAATTAGATGAGTTAACTTCAGGATGGCAACCATCAGATTTAATTATTATTGCAGCACGTCCAGGTATGGGTAAAACTGCATTTGTAATTTCGATGGCTAAAAACATGGCTATTGAATTTAATCATGCTGTTGCAGTATTCTCACTAGAAATGTCATCAGTACAATTAATTACACGTATGATATCTAGTGAAACTGGAATATCTTCAGGTAAATTGAGAAAGGGTAATTTAGAGCCTCATGAATGGGAGCAATTAAATGTGAAAGTTAAAAATTTATCTAACGCTCCTATTTTTATAGATGATACGCCTTCGCTTTCAATTTTTGATTTACGTGCAAAAGCGCGTAGATTGGTATCTCAACATGGAGTAAAATTGATTGTAATTGATTATTTGCAATTAATGACAGCAGGTTCTGCAGCAGGTGGAAACCGTGAACAAGAAATTTCTATGATTTCTAGAAATTTAAAGGCATTAGCCAAAGAATTAAGTATTCCTGTCATTGCTTTGTCACAATTATCACGTGCTGTGGAAACTCGAGGAGGAAGTAAAAGACCTTTATTATCCGATTTACGTGAATCTGGAGCAATTGAGCAAGATGCTGATATTGTATCATTTATTTTCCGTCCAGAATATTATGGACAGACAGAATGGGATGATGATGATCATTCACCATGTGAAGGACAAGGAGAATTCATTGTTGCTAAACATCGTAATGGAGGTTTAGAAAATATTCGATTAAAATTTACGGGACATTTAGCACAATTCTCGGATTTAGAAGAAGGTTTTGGAACAGAATTCCAATCAAAAATGAATACAATTCCTGATAGCGCACAAAATATTGATCCAAGTGATGCCTTTGGAGGGATTGATGATGGGGAAGTTCCTTTTTAA
- a CDS encoding asparagine synthetase B, with protein MDSEIQKNHLKAYGITYWTLEKGFKAQWLLNYEGGSFLLENTPEIENECRIRGVTYQVISDLQAEKILEEISSPSQNMEAVLLEKAPKIAVYSPKDKLPWDDAVTMVLTYAEIPFDVIYDEEVLEEKLLLYEWLHLHHEDFTGQYGKFYGAYRTAPWYIEEKKNLENLSAKLGFSKVSQEKLAVAKKIRDYVIGGGFMFAMCSATDSFDIALSAEGVDICESMFDGDPSDINYQSQIDYSRTLAFKDFELERSPVLYEFSSIDMTRKRRIQRTSDYFSLMTFSAKWDPIPTMLCQNHTMLVKGFMGQTTSFDRNTIKSSILVMGENKSNSEARYIHGTKGKGMFTFYGGHDPEDYSHRVGDPKTELDLHPNSPGYRLILNNVLFPAAKKKKQKT; from the coding sequence ATGGATTCAGAAATTCAGAAGAATCATTTAAAGGCCTACGGTATAACTTATTGGACATTAGAAAAAGGGTTTAAAGCACAATGGCTTTTAAACTACGAAGGTGGTTCTTTTTTATTAGAGAATACACCAGAAATTGAAAATGAATGTAGAATTAGAGGTGTAACTTACCAAGTGATATCTGATTTACAAGCCGAAAAAATTTTAGAAGAAATAAGTAGTCCCTCTCAAAATATGGAGGCTGTTTTACTTGAAAAAGCTCCAAAAATTGCAGTCTATTCACCAAAAGACAAACTGCCGTGGGATGATGCAGTAACGATGGTTTTGACCTATGCCGAAATTCCATTTGATGTTATTTATGATGAAGAAGTTTTAGAAGAAAAGCTTCTATTGTATGAATGGCTCCATTTACACCATGAAGATTTTACGGGTCAGTATGGAAAATTTTATGGGGCATACAGAACTGCTCCTTGGTATATTGAAGAAAAGAAAAATTTAGAGAATTTATCTGCAAAACTAGGATTTAGTAAAGTTTCTCAAGAAAAACTAGCTGTAGCAAAGAAAATTCGAGACTATGTAATAGGTGGGGGATTTATGTTTGCAATGTGTTCAGCAACTGATAGTTTTGATATTGCGCTTTCAGCAGAAGGTGTAGATATTTGCGAATCAATGTTTGATGGAGATCCATCTGATATTAATTATCAATCTCAAATTGATTATAGCAGAACTTTAGCTTTTAAAGATTTTGAATTAGAAAGAAGTCCTGTTTTATATGAATTCTCATCAATTGATATGACACGCAAGAGAAGAATACAACGAACTTCTGACTATTTTTCACTTATGACTTTTTCTGCCAAATGGGATCCTATTCCTACAATGTTATGTCAAAATCATACAATGTTAGTTAAAGGTTTTATGGGACAAACCACTTCGTTTGATCGAAATACTATCAAATCAAGTATTCTAGTGATGGGAGAAAATAAATCTAATAGTGAAGCTCGTTATATTCATGGAACAAAAGGTAAAGGAATGTTTACTTTTTATGGTGGTCATGACCCTGAAGATTATAGTCATAGAGTAGGAGATCCAAAAACTGAACTTGATTTACATCCAAATTCGCCGGGTTATAGGCTTATTCTTAACAATGTGTTATTTCCTGCGGCTAAGAAAAAGAAACAGAAGACTTAA
- a CDS encoding transketolase codes for MPTTQELQDFTQQVRRDIVRMVHKVQSGHPGGSLGCTEFFVSLYQEIMDYSTDFTMDGKNEDLFFLSNGHISPVYYSVLAHSGFFPVSELATFRLLDSRLQGHPTTHEGLPGVRIASGSLGQGMSVALGAAQAKKLNGDDKLVFTLHGDGELQEGQCWEAIMYAAGKKVDNLISTVDYNGQQIDGSTNDVLPLGDLKAKFEAFGWDVLEVEKGNDIESIVAGLKEAKSRTGKGKPVCILLHTSMGHGVDFMEGTHAWHGKAPSDEQLESALAQNPETLGDY; via the coding sequence ATGCCAACAACACAAGAATTACAAGATTTTACACAACAAGTTAGAAGAGATATCGTAAGGATGGTACACAAAGTTCAATCAGGACATCCTGGAGGTTCATTAGGCTGTACCGAATTTTTTGTTTCACTATATCAAGAAATCATGGACTATTCTACTGATTTTACAATGGATGGTAAAAATGAAGATTTATTCTTTTTGTCAAACGGTCATATTTCGCCAGTATATTACAGTGTATTAGCCCATAGTGGTTTTTTTCCAGTTTCTGAATTAGCAACTTTTAGATTGTTAGATTCTCGTTTACAAGGTCATCCAACTACACATGAAGGATTGCCAGGTGTTAGAATTGCGTCAGGTTCATTAGGTCAAGGAATGAGTGTTGCTTTAGGTGCTGCTCAAGCAAAAAAACTAAATGGTGATGATAAATTAGTATTTACTTTGCATGGTGATGGTGAATTACAAGAAGGGCAATGTTGGGAGGCAATAATGTATGCTGCAGGTAAAAAAGTTGATAATTTAATTTCTACTGTTGATTATAACGGACAACAAATAGATGGTTCTACAAATGATGTTTTACCACTTGGAGATTTAAAAGCAAAATTTGAAGCTTTTGGTTGGGATGTGCTTGAAGTTGAAAAAGGTAATGATATCGAAAGTATTGTTGCTGGTTTGAAAGAAGCAAAATCTAGAACAGGAAAAGGAAAACCTGTTTGTATTTTATTACACACAAGTATGGGACATGGTGTAGATTTTATGGAAGGCACCCACGCTTGGCATGGAAAAGCACCAAGTGATGAACAACTTGAAAGTGCATTGGCACAAAACCCTGAAACATTAGGAGATTATTAA
- the bshA gene encoding N-acetyl-alpha-D-glucosaminyl L-malate synthase BshA: protein MKIGIVCYPTFGGSGVVATELGMALADKGHEVHFITYKQPVRLDLLAKNIHFHEVFVEEYPLFHFQPYELALSTKLVEVVSMYDLEILHVHYAIPHAYAAYMAKQMLLRKGIEVKVVTTLHGTDITLVGSHPTYKAAVEFSINNSDVVTAVSNNLKEDTLRLFNIETEIDVIYNFIDLKKYPVIDDLQCNRSALANENEKIITHVSNMRPVKRPLDVIEIFYKIQKEIPAKLLLVGEGPEIEKVEYRVKELGIYDKVIFLGNSNDVNKVLCYSDIFLLPSRTESFGLAALEAMAARTPVISTNTGGLPEVNIDGVTGYLSDLGDVQSMALNAIHLLKDENKLDEFKQNAHKQANRFSLDEILPKYEQVYNLAKVSLV, encoded by the coding sequence ATGAAAATTGGAATTGTATGTTACCCAACATTTGGTGGTAGTGGAGTAGTTGCCACAGAATTAGGAATGGCACTTGCCGATAAAGGTCACGAAGTACATTTTATCACTTATAAACAACCTGTTCGATTAGATTTATTAGCAAAGAATATTCATTTTCATGAAGTATTTGTTGAAGAATATCCGCTTTTTCATTTTCAACCTTATGAATTAGCACTTTCAACAAAATTAGTAGAAGTTGTTTCGATGTATGATTTAGAAATTTTACATGTTCATTATGCCATACCTCATGCATATGCTGCATATATGGCAAAACAAATGTTATTGCGAAAAGGTATTGAAGTAAAAGTTGTAACAACTCTACATGGTACCGATATTACACTTGTAGGAAGTCACCCTACATATAAAGCTGCTGTTGAATTTAGTATAAATAATTCTGATGTAGTAACTGCTGTTTCAAATAATTTAAAAGAAGATACATTACGTTTATTTAACATAGAAACTGAAATAGATGTGATTTATAACTTTATCGATTTGAAAAAATATCCTGTTATTGATGATTTACAATGTAACCGATCTGCATTAGCAAATGAAAATGAAAAAATAATTACACATGTAAGTAATATGCGTCCAGTAAAAAGACCTTTAGATGTTATTGAGATTTTTTATAAAATTCAAAAAGAGATACCAGCAAAATTATTACTAGTAGGTGAGGGGCCAGAAATTGAAAAAGTAGAATACCGTGTAAAAGAATTAGGAATTTATGATAAAGTTATTTTTCTAGGAAACAGTAATGATGTAAATAAGGTTTTATGTTATTCTGATATATTTTTATTACCATCAAGAACTGAAAGTTTTGGTTTAGCAGCACTTGAAGCAATGGCTGCCCGAACACCAGTTATATCTACTAATACAGGGGGGTTGCCCGAAGTTAATATAGATGGAGTTACTGGTTATTTAAGTGATTTAGGAGATGTTCAAAGCATGGCTCTAAACGCAATTCATCTTCTAAAAGACGAAAACAAATTGGATGAATTTAAACAAAATGCTCATAAACAAGCAAATCGTTTCTCTTTGGATGAAATATTACCAAAATATGAACAGGTTTATAACCTAGCAAAAGTTAGTCTTGTTTAA
- the aroB gene encoding 3-dehydroquinate synthase, whose amino-acid sequence MKSIKSDNYFIHFNENCYTEINLYLSNNKPTKMFLLVDENTHEYCAPKFLQQIETVAEIEIIEIESGEIHKNIDTCIGLWETLTELGADRKSLMINLGGGVITDMGGFVASTFKRGIKFINIPTTLLSMVDASAGGKTGVDLGVLKNQVGVFSNPEMVLIDSSYLSTVTDREIRSGMAEVIKYGVTYDVNLWNEVKDFKELNNSGIDLVIYRSIEIKNEVVLEDPKEYGLRKILNFGHTLGHAIESYHLESDQKENLTHGEAIAIGMITESFISYKLFDFPKDILEEIKEKLITIYGKFSIEKSDYAPIIELLKHDKKNTSGHVNFVLLSDLEKFKFNCQVSEELIIESLNYYQN is encoded by the coding sequence ATGAAATCTATAAAATCAGACAACTATTTCATTCATTTTAACGAGAATTGTTATACAGAAATAAACTTATATTTATCTAATAATAAGCCAACTAAAATGTTTTTATTGGTCGATGAAAATACTCATGAGTATTGTGCACCAAAATTCTTACAGCAAATAGAGACTGTGGCTGAAATTGAAATTATTGAAATTGAATCAGGAGAAATACATAAAAATATAGATACATGTATTGGGCTTTGGGAGACATTGACAGAGTTGGGTGCAGATAGAAAAAGCCTAATGATAAATTTAGGAGGTGGAGTAATTACAGATATGGGTGGTTTTGTGGCTTCAACTTTTAAGAGAGGAATTAAGTTTATAAATATACCAACTACTCTTTTAAGTATGGTAGATGCGTCTGCAGGTGGTAAAACTGGTGTCGATTTAGGGGTGCTAAAAAATCAAGTTGGGGTATTTTCAAATCCTGAAATGGTTTTAATTGATTCTAGTTATTTAAGTACAGTTACTGATCGTGAAATAAGATCTGGCATGGCTGAAGTTATAAAATACGGGGTAACTTATGATGTTAATCTATGGAATGAAGTTAAAGATTTTAAAGAACTAAATAACAGCGGTATAGATTTGGTAATTTATCGCTCAATTGAAATTAAAAACGAGGTAGTTTTAGAGGATCCAAAAGAATATGGCTTGCGAAAAATATTAAATTTCGGACATACACTTGGTCATGCAATTGAGTCTTATCATTTAGAATCAGATCAAAAAGAAAATCTAACACATGGCGAAGCAATTGCTATTGGTATGATTACAGAATCTTTTATCTCTTATAAATTGTTTGATTTTCCAAAAGATATTCTTGAAGAGATTAAAGAAAAGTTAATTACAATTTATGGTAAATTCTCTATTGAAAAATCAGACTACGCTCCTATTATAGAATTATTAAAACACGATAAAAAGAATACAAGTGGGCATGTAAATTTTGTTTTACTGTCAGATTTAGAAAAATTTAAATTTAACTGTCAAGTTTCAGAAGAATTAATAATTGAAAGTTTAAATTATTATCAGAATTAA
- a CDS encoding proline dehydrogenase family protein yields MKKLFENTEIAFAIKSDSELERAYFLFKMIQKEPLVRIGTAVTNFALNAHLPVERLIRSTVFDHFCGGVTEEDCIPTIDKMYTKNVHSVLDYSVEGKEIEEQFDFSMQKILKILDFCKEKNSIPFAVFKPTGFGRFKLYQKISLNQELTIDEINEWTRVVDRFDKVCAAASEKNVPLLIDAEESWIQDAADNLIEKMMEKYNKDKAIIYNTLQMYRWDRMDYLKSLHQRAKENNFYIGLKIVRGAYMEKERERAEELGYKSPICIDKKATDDNYNEALKFMADHDKVAIFAGTHNEESSYLLMELAKRHGLIENDSRLWFGQLYGMSDHITFNLAKEGYNVAKYLPFGPVRDVMPYLIRRAEENTSVAGQTSRELNLLNTERKRRKL; encoded by the coding sequence TTGAAAAAATTATTTGAAAACACTGAAATTGCATTTGCAATTAAATCAGATTCTGAACTAGAAAGAGCTTATTTTTTGTTTAAAATGATACAAAAAGAACCTCTTGTAAGAATTGGAACTGCTGTTACCAATTTTGCTTTAAATGCACATCTTCCTGTTGAAAGATTAATAAGATCAACAGTTTTTGATCATTTTTGTGGAGGAGTAACAGAAGAAGATTGCATACCTACAATTGATAAAATGTACACAAAAAATGTACACTCAGTTTTAGATTACTCTGTAGAAGGTAAAGAAATTGAAGAACAATTTGACTTTTCAATGCAAAAGATTTTGAAGATTTTAGATTTCTGTAAAGAGAAAAACAGCATTCCTTTTGCAGTATTTAAACCAACAGGTTTTGGTAGATTTAAATTGTATCAAAAAATCTCTTTAAATCAAGAATTAACTATTGATGAAATAAATGAATGGACTAGAGTAGTAGATCGATTTGACAAAGTTTGTGCTGCAGCCAGCGAAAAAAATGTTCCATTATTGATAGATGCAGAAGAAAGTTGGATACAAGATGCAGCAGATAATCTCATTGAAAAAATGATGGAAAAGTATAATAAAGATAAGGCTATTATTTACAATACTTTACAGATGTATCGATGGGACAGAATGGATTACTTAAAATCTTTACACCAACGAGCAAAGGAAAATAATTTTTATATAGGTTTAAAGATTGTTAGAGGTGCTTATATGGAAAAAGAGCGTGAACGCGCAGAAGAGTTGGGATATAAATCACCTATTTGTATTGATAAAAAAGCAACTGATGATAATTATAATGAAGCCTTAAAATTTATGGCAGATCATGATAAGGTTGCAATATTTGCTGGAACTCATAATGAAGAAAGTTCTTACTTGTTGATGGAATTAGCAAAAAGGCACGGCCTTATTGAAAATGATTCACGTCTTTGGTTTGGTCAATTATATGGAATGAGTGACCATATAACTTTTAATTTAGCAAAAGAAGGGTATAATGTAGCAAAATACTTACCTTTTGGTCCAGTAAGGGATGTCATGCCATATCTAATTAGAAGAGCAGAAGAAAATACTTCAGTTGCAGGGCAAACTAGTCGAGAGTTAAATTTACTAAACACCGAAAGGAAAAGACGGAAATTGTAA
- a CDS encoding LETM1 domain-containing protein, giving the protein MKTKEEINELVLRNKKILLREINNSKELANLLGKSTYAKLTEEERIKVKKQLLDICRGIPAFTIFMLPGGAILLPILIKLIPDLLPSNYRKNKNTEDQ; this is encoded by the coding sequence ATGAAAACTAAAGAGGAGATAAATGAGTTAGTTCTTAGAAATAAAAAAATACTATTAAGAGAAATCAATAATAGTAAAGAATTAGCAAACCTCTTGGGTAAATCTACATATGCCAAATTAACAGAAGAAGAAAGAATAAAAGTTAAAAAGCAACTTTTAGATATTTGTCGTGGCATCCCAGCATTTACTATATTTATGCTTCCAGGAGGTGCAATTTTATTACCAATTTTAATAAAGTTGATACCTGATTTACTACCTAGTAATTATAGAAAGAATAAAAATACAGAAGATCAATGA
- a CDS encoding DUF1697 domain-containing protein produces the protein MNSYIALLRGINVSGKKKIKMSDLKEFLLNDGFIDVQTYIQSGNVIFNSKKTDKVKLAEEISLCILKNYAFEVPVVVKSKIEWERILNKNPFINQNGVDLKKLYVTFLYNSPSKEDVEILKTIDFNPDKYQIKNDIVYSCYGQSFGKTKMTNNVFEKKLKLIATTRNWNTVNKLLQLVS, from the coding sequence ATGAATTCATATATAGCACTTCTACGTGGAATTAATGTTAGCGGAAAGAAGAAAATAAAGATGTCTGATTTAAAAGAGTTTCTCTTAAATGATGGATTTATTGATGTTCAAACATACATTCAAAGTGGAAATGTAATTTTTAATTCTAAAAAAACAGATAAGGTAAAACTAGCAGAAGAAATATCTTTATGTATATTAAAAAATTATGCTTTTGAAGTTCCTGTAGTTGTTAAGAGTAAGATAGAATGGGAGAGAATACTAAATAAAAATCCATTTATTAATCAAAATGGTGTAGATTTAAAAAAATTATATGTCACTTTTTTATATAACTCTCCATCCAAAGAAGATGTTGAAATTCTAAAAACTATAGATTTTAATCCAGATAAGTACCAAATCAAAAATGATATTGTATATAGTTGTTACGGTCAAAGTTTTGGCAAAACAAAAATGACCAATAATGTTTTTGAAAAAAAATTAAAACTAATTGCAACAACTCGTAATTGGAATACTGTTAATAAATTGCTGCAATTAGTAAGTTAA
- the typA gene encoding translational GTPase TypA, which translates to MQSIRNIAIIAHVDHGKTTLVDKIIDQAKILDDRKERTDLLLDNNDLERERGITILSKNVSVNYKGVKINVIDTPGHADFGGEVERVLKMADGVLLLVDAFEGPMPQTRFVLGKAIELGLTPIVVVNKVDKENCTPDLVHEKVFDLMFALEASEEQLDFTTIYGSAKNGWMSTDWKKEKTDIIDLLDAVVESIPEAPYREGSPQMQITSLDFSSFTGRIAIGRVFRGDLKIGTDYMLCKADGTQKKVRIKELHVFEGMGKVSVETVRSGDICAITGIEGFEIGDTIADLENPEALPRIEVDQPTMSMLFTINNSPFFGKEGKYVTSRHLRDRLFKELEKNLALRVETTDSEDKFNVFGRGVLHLSVLIETMRREGYELQVGRPQVILKDIDGVKSEPYETLSIDVPEDVASRAINLVSLRKGDLLIMEPKGDLQHLEFTIPSRGLIGLRNKILTATAGAAIINHRFSEYGPYKGDFSEDIKGAIVSAAAGKATAYAIDRLQDRGRFFIDINEEIYIGQVVGENSKSEDMGVNLIKGKQLTNMRKSGSDDAMKIAPKVNFSLEECMEYIKEDEYLEVTPLSLRMRKITFRP; encoded by the coding sequence ATGCAATCTATTAGAAACATCGCTATTATAGCACACGTTGACCACGGTAAGACTACGTTGGTTGATAAAATTATTGACCAAGCAAAAATCTTGGATGATCGTAAAGAACGTACTGATTTATTGTTAGACAACAATGATTTAGAACGTGAACGTGGAATTACAATTCTATCGAAAAATGTTTCGGTTAATTATAAAGGCGTAAAAATTAATGTAATTGATACACCTGGTCACGCGGATTTCGGTGGGGAAGTTGAACGTGTTCTTAAAATGGCTGATGGTGTTTTATTATTGGTTGATGCATTTGAAGGACCAATGCCACAAACCCGTTTTGTATTAGGAAAAGCAATTGAACTAGGTTTAACTCCAATTGTAGTAGTTAATAAAGTAGATAAAGAAAATTGCACACCAGATTTAGTTCATGAAAAAGTATTTGATTTAATGTTTGCTTTAGAAGCCTCAGAAGAGCAACTTGATTTCACTACAATATATGGTTCTGCTAAAAATGGTTGGATGAGTACTGATTGGAAAAAAGAAAAAACAGATATTATTGATTTGTTAGACGCAGTTGTTGAATCAATTCCGGAAGCTCCATATAGAGAAGGTTCTCCTCAAATGCAAATTACATCTTTAGATTTTTCTTCTTTTACTGGAAGAATTGCCATTGGTCGTGTTTTTAGAGGTGATTTGAAAATTGGCACTGATTATATGTTGTGTAAAGCAGATGGAACTCAGAAAAAAGTTCGTATCAAAGAATTACATGTGTTTGAAGGAATGGGCAAAGTATCGGTAGAAACAGTTAGATCTGGAGATATTTGTGCTATTACAGGAATTGAAGGTTTTGAAATTGGTGATACAATAGCAGATTTGGAAAATCCAGAAGCATTACCAAGAATTGAAGTAGATCAGCCTACAATGAGTATGTTATTTACAATTAATAATTCTCCTTTCTTTGGTAAAGAAGGTAAATATGTTACTTCTCGTCACTTACGTGATCGTTTGTTTAAAGAATTAGAAAAAAACTTAGCGCTTAGAGTAGAAACTACAGACTCAGAAGATAAATTCAATGTTTTTGGACGTGGAGTTTTACACTTATCGGTATTGATTGAAACAATGCGTAGAGAAGGATATGAATTACAAGTAGGTAGACCTCAAGTAATATTGAAAGATATTGATGGTGTAAAATCAGAACCATATGAAACTTTATCTATTGATGTTCCAGAAGATGTTGCTTCAAGAGCAATTAATTTGGTATCATTAAGAAAAGGTGATTTATTAATAATGGAACCGAAAGGGGATTTACAACACTTAGAATTTACTATTCCATCAAGAGGATTGATTGGTTTACGTAATAAAATTTTAACAGCAACAGCTGGTGCAGCAATAATCAACCATAGATTTTCTGAATATGGTCCTTATAAAGGAGATTTTTCTGAAGATATTAAAGGTGCTATTGTATCTGCAGCAGCAGGTAAAGCAACTGCGTATGCTATTGACAGATTACAAGATAGGGGGAGATTCTTTATTGATATTAATGAAGAAATTTATATTGGACAAGTTGTTGGAGAAAATAGTAAATCAGAAGATATGGGTGTAAACTTAATCAAAGGGAAGCAATTAACAAATATGCGTAAATCTGGTTCTGATGATGCAATGAAAATCGCTCCGAAAGTTAATTTTTCTTTAGAAGAATGTATGGAATATATTAAAGAAGATGAGTATCTAGAAGTTACACCACTTAGTTTAAGAATGAGAAAAATTACTTTTAGACCATAA